Proteins encoded within one genomic window of Megalopta genalis isolate 19385.01 chromosome 10, iyMegGena1_principal, whole genome shotgun sequence:
- the LOC117220217 gene encoding transmembrane emp24 domain-containing protein yields the protein MRWLISCLSLIVLSKSATCYFITVDAHAEECFFDRVEAGTKMGLTFEIAEGGFLDIDVKIIGPDQKEIYKGEQESSGKYTFAAHLSGVYTYCFGNQKSSMTPKVVMFNMNIGETLKPVEHTSDGKNADDTNHSKIDDMIKELSTSLWGVKNEQEYMQVRDRNHRAINESTNFLVGMWAFFEAMVLVCMTIGQVFYLKRFFEVRRII from the exons ATGAGGTGGCTTATTTCTTGTTTATCCCTAATTGTTTTAAGCAAAAGTGCAACCTGTTATTTCATAACTGTGGATGCACATGCTGAAGAATGCTTTTTCGACAGAGTTGAAGCGGGAACGAAAATGG GTCTTACGTTTGAGATAGCGGAAGGTGGATTTTTAGATATAGATGTAAAAATAATTGGTCCTGATCAGAAGGAAATATATAAAGGTGAACAAGAAAGCAGTGGAAAATATACATTTGCTGCGCATTTGTCTGGTGTTTATACGTATTGCTTTGGTAATCAGAAAAGCAGTATGACACCAAAAGTTGTAATGTTTAATATGAATATTGGTGAGACTCTAAAACCTGTAGAACATACTTCAGATGGAAAGAATGCCGATGATACAAATCATAGTAAAATAGATGATATGATTAAAGAATTAAGCACAAGTTTATGGGGAGTGAAAAATGAGCAAGAATATATGCAG GTACGAGATCGAAACCATAGAGCTATCAACGAAAGTACCAATTTCCTTGTAGGTATGTGGGCCTTCTTTGAAGCTATGGTTCTGGTTTGTATGACAATAGGGCAAGTTTTCTACTTAAAGCGATTCTTTGAAGTCAGAAGAATTATCTAA